One window from the genome of Nicotiana tomentosiformis chromosome 5, ASM39032v3, whole genome shotgun sequence encodes:
- the LOC138891961 gene encoding uncharacterized mitochondrial protein AtMg00820-like, with the protein MSSNALSHDNQQLVKNISPECEPSYYEEAIMNPAWQASMTQEFEALYTNHTWDLVNLPAGKKAIGCRWVYKIKHKADKSVERYKARLVVKGYTQEARVDYT; encoded by the coding sequence ATGTCCTCCAATGCTTTAAGCCATGATAATCAGCAGCTGGTAAAGAATATTTCACCTGAGTGTGAACCAAGCTATTATGAGGAGGCAATTATGAATCCTGCCTGGCAGGCATCAATGACACAAGAGTTTGAAGCTTTATATACTAATCATACTTGGGATTTAGTCAATTTGCCTGCAGGAAAGAAAGCTATAGGGTGCAGGTGGGTGTACAAAATTAAACACAAAGCCGATAAAAGTGTGGAAAGATACAAGGCAAGGCTTGTAGTAAAAGGATATACACAAGAAGCTAGAGTTGATTACACATAA